A stretch of Triticum aestivum cultivar Chinese Spring chromosome 1D, IWGSC CS RefSeq v2.1, whole genome shotgun sequence DNA encodes these proteins:
- the LOC123182388 gene encoding uncharacterized protein gives MEARRISATPRPCNGRRVVARKRPRQEAVISSVRKLQRREISSRRERSFAMNSAQERFRNIQLQEEFDTHDPKENNALLPYIRKRSKIIEIVAARDIVFALSQSGVCAAFSRVTNKRICFLNGSPDEVVRSLFYNKNNDSLITVSVYGSENFSALRCKTTRIEYIRRGTPDAGFPLFETESLKWPGFVEFDDVNGKVLTYSAQDSTYKVFDLKNYTLLYSISDKNVQEIKISPGIMLLIYTRTSSSIPLKILNIEDGTVLKFFNHLLHRNKKVDFIEQFNEKLLVKQDGENLQILDVRNFQLTEVSSTEFMTPSAFIFLYELQLFLTFRNRSVAVWNFRGELVTSFEDHLLWHPDCNTNNIYITSDQDLIISYCKADSTDSSSEENAGSINISNILTGKCLAKIKAGNFNEQKKTWKFQNTITEALEDITALYYDEERDEIYTGNRHGLVHVWAN, from the exons ATGGAGGCGAGGCGGATCTCGGCGACCCCCCGGCCGTGCAACGGCCGGCGCGTGGTGGCGAGGAAGAGGCCGAGGCAGGAGGCGGTCATCAGCAGCGTCAGGAAGCTGCAGCGCCGGGAGATCAGCTCCCGCCGGGAACGCTCCTTCGCCATGAACTCCGCGCAGGAGCGCTTCCGCAACATACAGCTGCAG GAGGAGTTTGACACTCATGATCCTAAGGAGAACAATGCGCTACTACCTTACATTAGGAAGAGGTCAAAAATTATTGAGATAGTTGCAGCACGTGATATAGTTTTTGCTTTATCACAATCAGGAGTATGTGCTGCTTTTAGTAGAG TGACGAATAAGAGAATATGCTTTCTAAATGGGAGTCCAGATGAAGTTGTTCGTAGTTTATTCTACAACAAGAACAATGATTCCCTCATTACTGTGTCAGTATATGGTTCTGAAAATTTTAGTGCCTTGCGATGCAAGACAACTCGAATAGA GTATATACGTCGTGGAACACCAGATGCTGGTTTCCCTCTTTTTGAGACAGAGTCCTTGAAATGGCCTGGATTTGTTGAGTTTGATGATGTCAATGGAAAGGTTTTAACTTATTCCGCTCAAGACAG CACTTACAAGGTTTTCGACTTGAAAAACTACACCCTACTGTATTCCATATCTGACAAGAATGTTCAAGAAATAAAGATCAG TCCTGGTATAATGCTTTTGATTTATACAAGAACAAGCAGCTCCATTCCTCTGAAGATTCTTAATATTGAGGATGGcacagttttgaaattcttcaaccACCTCCTCCATCGAAATAAGAAGGTGGATTTCATTGAACAGTTTAATGAAAAGCTCTTGGTCAAGCAGGATGGAGAGAATCTTCAAATACTTGAT GTACGGAACTTCCAGTTGACTGAAGTGAGCAGTACTGAGTTCATGACTCCATCTGCCTTCATCTTTCTGTATGAACTCCAGTTGTTTTTGACATTCCGGAATCGATCTGTAGCAGTTTGGAATTTCCGAGGTGAACTAGTAACATCATTTGAGGATCACCTGCTGTGGCACCCTGACTGCAATACCAATAACATATACATAACCAGTGATCAAGATCTTATTATTTCTTACTGCAAGGCTGATTCCACTGATTCATCTTCAGAGGAAAATG CTGGCTCTATAAACATCAGCAACATACTGACAGGGAAATGCTTGGCTAAAATAAAGGCTGGCAATTTCAACGAGCAAAAGAAGACGTGGAAGTTCCAGAATACAATCACAGAGGCTCTTGAGGACATCACAGCTCTGTACTACGACGAAGAGCGTGATGAGATCTACACCGGCAACCGTCATGGCCTTGTTCATGTGTGGGCGAACTGA